GCGTCCAGCGAGCCCTCCAGCAGTGGGAATCGGACGTGTGGCGTCCCGTCGATCCGGTCCATGTTGGTCTCGAAGTCGTCGGTCGTCGAGAGCGCCACGATGTCACTGCGATCGACCATGGTCTCGCTGACCGACATCTGGCCGATGTCCAGCGCGTTGATCACTTCGGTCCGGCGTTCTTCGGGGACGCCGAGCTGGTTGAGCGACTCGCCCATCGTGCGTCGCAGTTCTGCCCGAGTGGTCGCGACACCGTCCTCGGCTTCCGCTTCAGTCCACGAGCGGGAGATTTCGACGCCGAACAGGCCCAGCAACGCTTTGGCCACCCAGTCGGCCGCGATGATCACCGGGTACATCAGCTTCGTCCAGGCGTACAGCAGCCCCGAGCCGTAACCGGCGACGAACTTGGCACGCTCGATTCCCAGATACGTCGGTGCCTGCTCGCCAACGATGACGTGCAGGAGGTTGACCACCGCCAGTGCGAGGAGCACTGACAGCGTCGTGTGACCACCTCCCGTGATGCCGACTGCACTCAGCAGTGGTCCCATCACCGCCGTGACAGCCGGTTCGGCGACGACCCCCAGCCCCACGCTACAGATAGTGATCCCGACCTGACAGCCCGTGAGGAAGATCTCCAGGCGCTCGGTCATGTTCCACGCGCGTTCGAGCCCTCGTCCGTTGCCGCGGAACTCCGCTTCCTCGAACTGTCTGACGCGAGTCATCGCGAACTCGGTCGTGACGAAAAAGCCGTTTCCCAGCAGAAGAACGACGCCACCGAACAGGCGAAACCACGTGACCGGAGAGACAGCCATCAAACGACTGATTCATCTGGCTAGGGCCTAAATCTGCCGTTCGAGCTGTTCTGTCGCCCCTCCCACAAAGCCAGTCATCTCTGTGTGAGACGGTTGAGCGAAGACGATGCAGAAGGCCACGGCACCAGAGCCGGATCTATATATACCCGAGCGCGTCCTCGATCCGACCCAGTTCCGGCCCCGTGGTATCCTCACCGACGACGTAGCCGTTCTCGTTGGCGAGCAGGCCCGACCCGACCAGCGGCCCACCGTAGTTGATGGTCCCGATGTCGGCGGGCACGTCCAGCAGGTCTTCGAGGAAGTCCAGTTCCTCGTCGGTCGTCTTGGGGTGGCAGAGGACGCCCCGATTGGTCGCGACGGCGGCGGTGCCCACTGTACGGACGCCGGCCAGCGTGCCGCGTTCGACGGGTACGTCCAGTGCGTCCTTGACAGTCTGGACGGCGTCGCGGGAGAGATCCGGGTGGAGGTACGCGCCGGTGTCGTTGGCCAGGACGACGTTGCCGGCGGCGGTGATCCGACCCGGGAGGTCGGTGACGGGGAGGGAGACGGCGTCTTCGATCCGTTCGCGTTCGCGGTCGGTAGCGCGGCCGCTGACCAGCAGGCCGTTCTCGTTGCCGGTCGCCAGCGCGCCGACGGTGCCGGAGCCGCCGACCGTCGTCGGAATCGCCGGCACGTCGAGTTCGTCGGCCAGATCCTCACGGAGGTCGTCGTCGACGTCGGGGCGGACGAGCAGACAGTCGTCGGTCGCCCGGGCGAAGACACCGACGTACGCCGAACCGGCGAAGGCCGCGCGGAGCAAAGCTATGCCGTCTCTGCTTCGACGACGGCCTCGCCCTCTTCGTCGAAGCGGGCGGCCCGCACGCGAAGCTTGCTCGGGGGCTTTTTCTGGCCGCGCTCCCAGATGGCCTCGTTGATCGAGGGGTCCAGCCGGACGGCGTCGCCGTCGACGCTGAAGTGCTTGGCGAGGTGCTCGCGGATCAGCGTCATGGCCTTGCCGGCGCGTTCGTGTTTCGGTTCCGCGTTCACGTCACGGAGCGGGACCGTGATGACCCGCTCCTCGAAGTCACTCGCGCTCATTATTCGTCGGTGTCGCTGTTACGCCAGCTACGACGCTGGGGGTTGCGCTGGACTTCGCGGTCCGTCTTCAGCATGACCCACGCCGGAATTCGGCTGTTCTGGCGGTCCTTCTTGGCGAGACGCTTTTTCTTGGCCTTCGACTTCTTACCCATAGTGCCCGCTTCTACCCTGTCGGCGCTTAAATTTGTGTTCTTTCGTCCCCACCTTTTTCCGCGGGGGGTCGTCCGCGACCCCCCGCGCAAAAACGTGGGCGAAAAAGCCGGACGCTCGCTCCGCTCGCGTCCGGTACGACGAACGTGACTGTCGACCGCACAGCGACCGCGCAGCGACCGCACCGCAAAATCGCCTACAGAAACGCCAGCGGCACCATCACCGCGAAGCCGACGACCAGCCCGGTCACCAGCTCTCGGTGCCCACGTCCCGGAAGCCCGCTCCCCTTCTCCAGCGCCTCGGGGACGAACTCCGAGAGCACGAGATAGATCATCGCACCGGCGGCGAACCCGAACCCGGCCGGCAGGAACTCCTTGGCGATCCGCACGAAGTAGAACGCCAGCACCGCCCCGATGGGCTGGGGCAGGCTGGAGAACACGGCCCACCAGACCATCTTCCAGTTGGAGACGCCCATCGACCGCAGCGGAATGGAGATGGCCAGCCCCTCCGGGACGTTGTGGATCGAGATCGCGACGGTCATGAAGATCGCCAGAAGCGGCACGACGAAGGGACCGAAGGAGAGGCCACCCGCCAGATTCAACTCCGCGAAGGAGACGCCGACTGCGACCCCCTCCGGAAAGCTGTGGACCGTCAGGATGCCCAGGATCAAGACGAGTTTCTGGAAGTCGGCCTCCTCGTACTCCCGGGGGTCGAAGTGGTGATCGGAGATGACCCGGTTGGCGACGATCACCAGTACTACGCCCGCCGCGAGACCGGCGACCATCAGCAAGTAATCGCCCCGCCCGTCGGCCTCGGCCATCCCTTCCAGCACGAGGCCGAACGTCGACGCCGAAATCATGATCCCCGAGGCCAGCCCCCAGAGCCCGACCTGCAACCGGTCGCTCACTTCCGAGATGAAAAAGAACGGAAGCGCGCCGATCCCGGTCGCCAGAGCCGTCATGAATCCCGCGACGAACACCAGCGTCAGATTCGCCAACGTTCCCATACCCGGACTTCGAACGTCCGCGGCTTAAGAATTATCACTAACCTGATCGGTTTTGGTTGGCCTAAAGGGGCGACCGCGGCCGCCCTAGCGGGACGGGGCCAGTCCCTCGTGGCCGAGTGGTGCGTCGCTCAGAGGTCGAACCGCTCGACCGTCTGGTACTCGGGTCCCGCGTCGGTGAGGACGCTCTCGGTGAGCCTGATCTCCTCGACGCGGAGCCGGCCCGCGGTCGGGTCCCGCTCGCGGACGGCCTCCTGGACCAGTTCTTTCCCGCCGGCGTGGTCCATCCGAGCGAGGGTGGCGTGAGGCGTGAACTCGTGATCCGGCGGTTCGAAGCCCAGGTCGACCAACCGCGGCGCGACCGCCTCGTGAAGCGCGGTCAGTCGGTCGCCGCCCGCCTCGACGCCGAGCCAGACGACGCTGATGTAGTCGAGGGAGGGAAACACACCGAGACCACCGAACTCGGCGGTGAAGGGGTCGACGTCCGCCTCGGCGACGGCGTCGTCGAGCGCGGCCGTGACCTCGTCGAGGCGGTCGGGGTCGGTGTCGCCGAGGAAGAAGAGCGTGACGTGTGCCTGCTCCGGGTCGGTGAAGTTCAGCCCCGAGGCGTCCGCGACGGCCTCGCCGAGGCCGTCGAGGTCGACGCTGACGAACAGTCGCTTGCCCATGTTTCGTGGTTCGGGAGTTCGGGCTTGAATCCATCGCCGGTCGAGTCCCGGCCAGTCTGCCCGTCCCGTTGTGGCGGCCGTCCCGTGGACGTAGCCCTTAACCGACTGCCCGTCCAATCCCGGGGTATGACAGACAGAGAGCCCGACGACTACGAGTTCTCGGAGGGGCAGGGGTTCGAGGACCCCTACGACGAGTTCGATCTGGACCCGCCGGAACTCGACGTGGATCCGGACAAGGTCGACCCCGTCGACTCCCGGGCGCTCGCGGACATGCTCGACGAGCGCAACATCGCCAGCGAGGAGGTCGACGCCGAGCAGTTGCTCGACGTGGCCCTCTCCTACATGCAGATCAACCGCTTCGAGCAGGCCGCCGACGCCTTCGAGCGGGTCGCCCGCTACGCCGACGACGACCGTATCGCACAGGAGGCCTGGACCAACAAGGGTGCAGCTCACGCCGAACTCGAAGAGTACGACATGGCCATCGGCGCGTACAAGGAGGCCATCGACATCGACGGGGACAGCGAGCACGCGGCCACCGCCGAGACCAACCTCGCCTACTCCCTCTGGGAGTTCGGCCGCACCGAGGAGGCGCTGGAACACGCCGAGCGCGCCGTCGAGATCGACGAGCGCTTCGCCGAAGCCTGGTACAACCGCGGCTTCTTCCTGCTGGAGCGTGGCCTCGCCGAGGACGCGCTGAACGCCTTCGACAACGCGATCCGACTGGGCCACCGCAACACCCGAATCCTGGAGGAGAAGGCCCGCGCACTCGAAGAGATGGGCGAGTTCGATAGAGCCGAGGAGGTCGCCCAGGAGGCAGAAGAGATGCGCGAAGAGGCCGAAGCCGATCTGGTCGAAGAGCAGCAACAACAGCAACTGGAATGATCCTCAACGAGCGCGACACGGAGGAGGGACTGCTCGTGTCGGTCTGTGACCCCGACGTGCTCGGGGAGACCTTCGAGAACGGCGAAGTCTCGCTCACGGTCGAGGCGGACTTCTACGACGGCGAGGAGGTCGACGAGGAGGCCGTCGTCGACAGCCTCGCCCGCTGTGCGGTCGCCAACATCGTCGGCACCCGCTCCGTCGAGGTCGCTATCGAACACGGCTTCGTCGAGGAGGGCAACGTCCTCGATCTGGGCGAGACGCGCCACGCCCAGATGCTGCGGATGTGAGCGCCCGCCATTCCACCCACTTCCCGTCCCCCACCGCTCCGGCTGAACGCTTTTGTATTGGCCGGGAGGCCCCATTCGCATGCAGATCACCGGCGTCGACCAGTATCACCTGGAACACCAGGTGGAGGGGAGTTTCGAGCCGACGTGGATCCCCGGCTACCCGCAGGGGACCCACGAAGTCGAACTGTTCGAGATCGAGACCGACACGGGACTGACGGGCTACGGCGCGATGCCGAGTTTCGCCGGCGGGATGGATTTCTCCGAGCCCCTGTCGTACTTCCTGCTCGGCGAGGACCCCCACGACGTGGAGGGGATCCTGCGAAAACTCGACAGCATCAACCTCGTCGGCCCGCGCCCGTGGGGCGTCGAGATCGCCATGTGGGACCTCATCGGCAAGGACGCGGGCAAACCGATCTACGAACTGCTCGGGGGCTCAGGGAGTGAGATTCCGGTCTACGCCTCGACGGGCGAGGTGATGCCGGCCGAGGAGCGAATCGGCTACCTCGAAGACGTACTCGACGCGGGCGTCGGGGCGGTCAAACTCCGGGTTACCGACCCCGACCACATCGATATCGTCCGGGCGGTCAGGGAGGCCTACCCCGAGCTGCCGCTGATGGTCGACGCGAACAAGGGGTGGGCGGTGCGGGTGATGGAAGACGAACAGCAGTGGTCGTTCCGTGAGGCCCTAGAGTTCGCCCGCGGGCTGGAGGACGTGGGGAACGTCCGCTGGCTCGAAGAACCGCTGCCACGCCACGACTACGAACAATATGCTCGACTGCGGGAGGCCGTGGACGTGCCCATCGCGGGCGGGGAGTTCAACGACGGTATCCACCACTTCCGGGAGTTCGTGAAGCAGGGGTCGCTCGATATCCTGCAACCCGACGCCGCGCTGGCGACGGGGATCAAACGCGCCGACGAGGTGGCCGCGATGGCCCGCCAGCACGGACTGGAGTACGTGCCTCACACCTGGACCAACGGAGTCGGCTTCGTCGCCAACCTCCACGTGATGGCGGCCAACGACGCGCCGTGGTGTGAGTTCCCGATGGAACCGCCGTGGACGCCCGACGTGCGGGACTTCCTGCTCGAATCGACCGTCGACCACGAAGAGGGCACGGTCACGCCGCCGGACGGTCCCGGCCTCGGGGTCGAGATCGACGAGTCGCTGCTTTCCTGAGCGCGCCGTTCGAGGGGCGTCAGCGCATCGCACGGACGATCCGGATCGTAAGGGGAAGGGGGATCGGTGGCTTCCGGTCGCCCGATGAGCGAATTCGAGTTCACGACGGCGATCCCGATCCGCTATCGCGATCTGGACCCCTGGGATCACGTCAACAACGCCGTCTACGCGACGTATCTGGAGGAAGCCCGGACGGAGTACCTCGACACCGTCTTCGAGACGCCGATGGAGGCACGCGACTTCGTGCTGGCCAACCTCGAACTGGACTACCGCGCGCCGATCACCTACGACAGCGACGGGGTCGAGATCGCCGTCCGAACTGGTGACCTCGGGTCGTCGAGTCTGACGCTCTCCTACGAGGTCCGGCGGAGCGACGGAGTCGTCTCGGCCACTGGTGAAACGACGCAGGTCCACATGGGCGAGGACGGGACGCCGACGCCCTTGCCCGGGGAGTGGCGGGAGTCGATCCGGGCGTTCGAGCCCGCACTCGACTGATCGGCGACGTGGAGTTCTCGCCCGGACCGAAGGAGTGTTGAGTCCGGAACGCCTCTGTTCACACAATGGAGACATCCGAGTCAGCACCGCTTTCCGTCGAACGCATCCGGGCGGATTTCCCGATCCTCGAACGCGAGTTCGACGGGACGCCACTGGTCTATCTCGACAACGCGGCGACGAGCCAGACGCCAGAGCCGGTGGTCGACGCCATCGTCGACTACTACCACCGGTACAACGCCAACGTCCACCGCGGGCTCCACCAGCTCTCACAGGAGGCCTCGATCGCCTACGAGGAGGCCCACGACCGCGTGGCCGAGTTCGTCGGTGCCTCGGGCGGCCGCGAGGAGGTCGTCTTCACCAAAAACGCCACCGAGGCGATGAACACCGTCGCCTACGCCTGGGGCCTCGAAGAACTCGGGCCGGGCGACGAGATCGTCCTCACGGAGATGGAACACCACGCCGCGCTGGTGACGTGGCAACAGATCGCCAAGAAGACCGGTGCCACGGTCCGATTCATCGAGGTCGACGACGAGGGCTACCTCGACATGGACCACGCCCGGGAGCTGATCGGCCCCGACACCGCGATGGTCAGCGCCGTCCACGTATCCAACACCCTCGGCACGATCAATCCCGTCTCGGAACTGGCGGATCTGGCCCACGAACAGGACGCCCTGATCTTCGTCGACGGCGCGCAGTCGGTCCCGCACATGCCCGTCGACGTCGAGGAGATCGACGCCGACTTCTTCGCCTTCTCGGGCCACAAGATGTGTGGTCCCACAGGGATCGGCGTCCTCTACGGCAAGCAGCACCTGCTGGAGGAGATGCAGCCGTACCTCTACGGCGGCATGATGATCGAGAAGGTCACCTTCGAGGACTCGACGTGGCACGACCTCCCCTGGAAGTTCGAGGCCGGCACGCCCGTCATCGCGCAGGGCATCGCGCTGGCCGAAGCCTGTGACTACCTCGACGAGATCGGGATGGACAACGTAAAGCGCCACGGCGAGGCGCTGGCCGAGTACGCCCACGACCGGCTCTCGGAGTTCGGCGACATCGAGATCCTCGGCCCGCCGGCCGACGACCGGGCGGCGCTGGTCTCGTTCAACCTGGAGAGCGTCCACGCCCACGACGTGTCGGAGATCCTCAACGCCCACGGCGTGGCGGTCCGGGCCGGCGACCACTGCACCCAGCCGCTGCACGACAAACTCGGCGTCCCTGCCTCGGCGCGAGCCTCGTTCTACATCTACAACACCGAAGAAGAGGTCGACACGCTGATCGAGGGGCTGGAAGACGCGCGGGAGCTGTTCGCGTAGGTATCCGGTTCGCCGTTTTCGCTCACAGTCTCACGCCGTCACAGCGCCGGCAGAATCAGGAATCGCAGCGTCCAGAGCGCCCCCATCCCGGCAGCCATCGTCGCGAAGACGCTCTCGGTGCGCCAGGCGACGACGACGGCGACGGTACCGGCGACCAGTTTGTCGGTGGCGAGCCCGCCGGCGTCGAGCGTGACGAACGCCGGGAGGACGAGGGCGGCGAGGACGGCAGCGGGGACGTACCGCAGCGGCTGCCGGACCCGCGGCGGGATCTCGTCGAGGTAGCCAAAGAGGGCGATGAACGAGAACCGGATCGCGTAGGTCGCGACGCCGATGGCGAGGATGACCCCCCAGATGGCGGGGTCGCCGTAGCTAGTGGCCACGGCTCACCTCCACGTCGAGGACGCGCTCGGAGGCCAGTCCGGCCGCGATGCCGACGCTCGCGCCGACGAGCAGGCCGAGGTTGAGCGGGAGGCCGGCACCGACGACGGCGACGGTGCCGCCGACCACGCCGGCGACGGTCGTCGGGCCGTCCTCCATCGCGGGGACGAGCAGGGCCAGAAAGACCAGCGGGACGGCGAACTCCAGCCCCCAGGCGTCGGGGACGCCGGTGCCGAGCAGGACGCCGGCGACGGTGGCGATCTGCCAGACGACCCACAGCGTCGCGGCAGCGCCGAGGTAGTAAGCCACGCGGTCGACCGACTCCTCGGAGCGATAGCTGGCGATGGAGAGGGCGTAGGCCTGATCGGTCAGGAGGTAGGCCAGCCCGGCCTTCACGCGGCCCGCGAACCGCCGGAAGTGCGGTGCGATGGAAGCCGAGTACATCAACATCCGGAGGTTGATGACGACGGCGGTGACGAAGACGACCGTGAGCGGCGCGTCGCGGCCGATGAGATCGAGGGCGGCGAGCTGTGACGCCCCCGCGAACACCAGCACGGACATCCCGAGCGCCTGCGAGAGGTCGAGACCGGCGTTCGCCGCGGCGATGCCCGCGACGAGGCCGAAGGGGAGGATACCGAGCAGGAGCGGCGACACGTCACGGACGCCACGGAGAAAGTCGTCGCGGTCCATAGCGACGGATCGACCGGCGGCCGTTTACGCGTGACTATTCGCGGTCGATGGTGACCCGCCTACTCGTCGGACTCGTCGCCGCGAGCCCGGGTGAACACCCACAGGAGGATGAGGATACCCTCGACGCGAGCGGCGGTGTAGACCCAGGGGCGGAGTTCGACCTCGCTGTCCTCGCTGACGGCGAGGTCCATCCAGAAGTCGACGACTTTGCGCGGGGCGAGCAGTTCGACGAGACCGAACAGGGCCAGCGGGAGGCGGAGTGCCATGGTGTACCCGTTCGCGGTCCCGGACCAAAACGATTCGCCCGGTAGCGGCGTCCGCGCGCGGAAACACGTGACGCGGAACGCTTATCCGCCGGACTCGCCTATCGGGAGCCAACAATGGTCGGCGGCTCCGATATGTACCGACAGCAGATCCTCGATCACTACAAGAGTCCCCGCAACTACGGGGAGATGGAGGATCCCACGTTCACGCACGTCGGCGAGAACCCGATGTGTGGCGACACCATCGAGATGCAGGTACGACTCGACGACGACGAGGAAGAGATCGAGTACGTCGCCTTTCAGGGGGACGGCTGTGCCATCTCGCAGGCCTCGGCGTCCATGCTCTCGGAGAAGCTCCAGGGGATGACGATCGAGGAGCTTCAGGAGATGGACCGCGACGACGTGGTCGACATGCTCGGCGTCGACATCTCCCCGATGCGAATCAAATGCGCCGTGCTGGCCGAGAAGGTCGCACAGGACGGCGCTGACATCTACTTCGGCGAACTGGACGTGGACAAGACCACGACCGAAGACGACGAGTAGGGCGCGTTCGTTGCGAATTGGAGGGTTTTCGCGGCTCGTTCACTGCGACGGATAGCGGATCGTGACGGCGGTGCCGTTTTCGTCGTTCTCGACGACGGAGACGTGGCCGCCGACGCGTTCGACGGCCAGACGGACCATCCAGAGGCCGAGTCCGGTGCCGTGGACGAGCGGGGTGGTCTCGTCGTCGCGGAGGGCGAGCAGTTCGCTCTCGGGGATCGGCGGGCCGTCGTCGGTGACGGTGAGTTTGACCCAGGGTTCGTTCGGTGGGACGCCGACGGTGACGACGACCTCGGGGTCCTCGGCCTCGGCGTGCTGGATGGCGTTCTCACAGAGTTCCGTCAGGGCGAGTTCGACCTCCGGGCGGATGGTGGCGGCTCCCTCGGAGGGACGCAGCATGTGGACGTTGGCGTCGGGGTGGCGGTCGTTGAGGTCCTCCTCGACGCGTTCGAGCACGGTCGTGAGGTCGGTTGGTCGCCAGTTGTCCTCGGGGGAGAGGACCTGCCGGATGCGCTGGACCTTCTCGACGAGGCGGTCCCAGCGCTCGGCGATGTTCCGGACCTTCCGTGCGGAGTCCTGCTCGGTCTCGTCCAGCGCGTCGGCGAGCAGGCGGGCGTGACTCAGGACGACGGTCATGTCGTTGCGGAGGTTGTGCCGGAGTAATCTGTTGAGGACCGTCGCCTGGCGGCGACGCTGCTCGCGCATCGTAATGTCGACGAACAGAAAGCGGGTGCCGATCACGTCGTCGTCGCAGTCCGTTCGCGGGACCGCGCGCACGAGCGTGTGGACGACGGTGCCGTCGGCACAGACCAGTTTCCGTCGCTCAGTGACGGGCTCGTCCCCGACCTCCGGGTGTGTGTCGCCGGCCTCCAGTTCCGCCGCCGACGAAGGCGTGTACACGTCCGCGAGCGGTCGCCCCTTTAGCGACTCCCTGTCGTAGCCAAGCGTCTCCACGAACCGCTCGTTGCACACGTCGATCACCGCCTGCCCGTCCTCGGTTCGGGTGTGGACGTACATCACCGGCAGGTCCTCCAGCAGACTCTGCCACTCCCCCGCATCGTCAGCCCCCTGAGACATCTTCACACGTTGTTTTCGGATACTATCATTTGAAACTACCGTGGATTTCAGAGAGTGTACCGCCGGGTCCGATCCACCCGACCGCTTCGAGTGGGGCATCTCCTCTCTCTCAAAGTGAACGTTCGGTCAGTCCGTCGGCCCGGGGAGCGGGGTGTTTTTCTCCCGTGGTGCGCTACCGAATTCCATGCTGGAACTGGACGGCGGGGACGCCGGCGGGGGATATCTCCGGACCGCCCTGGCGCTGTCGGTCCTGACCGACCGACCCGTCCGCGTCGCGAACGTCCGCGGCGACCGACCGGAGCCAGGGCTGAAACCACAGCACGCCGCGGCCGTCGAAGCTGTGGCGGAAGTCTGTGACGCGACCGTCACGGGGACGGAGCACGGGGCGACGACGGTCACCTTCGAACCCGGGGGCGCGCCGGGCGGTGTAGCGTCGGTCGACGTCGGAACCGCCGGGAGCGTGACGCTCGTCTTCGACACCGTGGTGCCGCTCGCGATGGCCGCCGACGCGCCGATCCGCCTGCGTGCGACCGGTGGAACGGACGTGGCGTGGTCGCCGCCGCTGACGACCTACCGGCGGGTGAAACTCCCGCTCCTGCGACGGCTGGGCGTACCGGTGGCCGTCGACGCCAGCCGGCGCGGGTTCTACCCCGTCGGCGGCGGTGCGGCGACGCTCACGCTCGCCCCCGCGAATCCGTCATCGCTCGACCTCGGAGAGCGAGGCCACCCCGAGGGCGTCCGGGTCTACTCGCTGGCGAGCGAGGGGCTCGCCGACGCCGACGTGGCCGAGCGGCAGGCCGACGCGGCCGTCGAAGCGCTCGACGCCGCTGATCGCCGGGTTCGCGAGCGAGTCGTGAGCTACGTCGACAGCGAGTCGCCGGGCTCGGTCTGCACCGTCCGAGCCGACTACGGGACCGGCGTCGCTGGTCTGGACGCGCTCGGCGAGCAGGGCAAACCGGCCGAGGACGTCGGTCGCGAACCGGTCGAGGCACTCGAGGCCTTCGAGGGCACCGGTGCCGCGATCGATCGACACCTGGCAGATCAGCTGTTGCCCTTCCTCGCGGTTGCGGGCGGGACGGTGACGGTGCCCGAGGTGACTGCGCACGTCGAGTCGGGCCTCGACCTGCTCGCGGCCTTTGGCTGTGACGTGGCGGTGACGGAGGAGAGTGATCGAGTTCGGTTGCAGTCGGACGGGTTGGTCGATGCGGGTTCCGGCAGCCGATGAGTTCGAGGTAACGCCTCGTTTTATTCGCCAGGCGACCCAACTGGGGGTGATGCCAACGGTCGACCCGCAACCGGACCGGTTTCGCGATCTGATGCTCGACGACGAACCGGGGTTCGAGGAGGTCCTGACCTGCGTGTTCGGGATCCAGCGCCACGAGGCCCGGACGTATCTGGAGCTACTCGACCGGCCCGAGAGCACCGTCGCGGAACTGGCGGACGTACTCGACCGGGACCGCAGCAACGTCAACCGGTCGCTGTCGACGCTCCGGGAGAAGGGGCTGGCCGGCCGAACCCGGCGACTGCTTGACGACGGCGGCCACGTCTACCAGTACACCGCGACCCCAGTGGCAGAGGCCCGGGAGTCGATGCACGAGACCCTCGACGAGTGGGCCGCCTACGTCCACGAGCGCATCGACGAGTTCGGCGAGGGCTAGCGAACGGAAACCACCCCACTTTTGCGCCGCCGAGCCGTCCTGTCAGGAAATGGCAACCCTCGATCTCGAACTCGACGGCCCGCGGACCGTACCCGAGGCGGCCGACGACGGCGTCTGGCTGACCTGCATCGAGTGCGGCGAGACGTTCGCCCCCTTCGACGACGTACGCTACACCTGCGACGACTGCGACGGCCTGCTGGAGGCCCGCTACGCCGACGCGCCAACCCTCGACGACTTCGAGGGCCGTGGCGTCTGGCGCTACAGTGAGGCGCTGCCGTTCGACTCGGGGGTCACCCTCCCCGAGGGTGACACGCCGCTGCACTACGTCCCCGACCTGGAGGACGACATCGGCGT
This Halorientalis sp. IM1011 DNA region includes the following protein-coding sequences:
- the thpR gene encoding RNA 2',3'-cyclic phosphodiesterase, producing the protein MGKRLFVSVDLDGLGEAVADASGLNFTDPEQAHVTLFFLGDTDPDRLDEVTAALDDAVAEADVDPFTAEFGGLGVFPSLDYISVVWLGVEAGGDRLTALHEAVAPRLVDLGFEPPDHEFTPHATLARMDHAGGKELVQEAVRERDPTAGRLRVEEIRLTESVLTDAGPEYQTVERFDL
- a CDS encoding mandelate racemase/muconate lactonizing enzyme family protein — encoded protein: MQITGVDQYHLEHQVEGSFEPTWIPGYPQGTHEVELFEIETDTGLTGYGAMPSFAGGMDFSEPLSYFLLGEDPHDVEGILRKLDSINLVGPRPWGVEIAMWDLIGKDAGKPIYELLGGSGSEIPVYASTGEVMPAEERIGYLEDVLDAGVGAVKLRVTDPDHIDIVRAVREAYPELPLMVDANKGWAVRVMEDEQQWSFREALEFARGLEDVGNVRWLEEPLPRHDYEQYARLREAVDVPIAGGEFNDGIHHFREFVKQGSLDILQPDAALATGIKRADEVAAMARQHGLEYVPHTWTNGVGFVANLHVMAANDAPWCEFPMEPPWTPDVRDFLLESTVDHEEGTVTPPDGPGLGVEIDESLLS
- a CDS encoding 50S ribosomal protein L31e — translated: MSASDFEERVITVPLRDVNAEPKHERAGKAMTLIREHLAKHFSVDGDAVRLDPSINEAIWERGQKKPPSKLRVRAARFDEEGEAVVEAETA
- a CDS encoding thioesterase family protein: MSEFEFTTAIPIRYRDLDPWDHVNNAVYATYLEEARTEYLDTVFETPMEARDFVLANLELDYRAPITYDSDGVEIAVRTGDLGSSSLTLSYEVRRSDGVVSATGETTQVHMGEDGTPTPLPGEWRESIRAFEPALD
- a CDS encoding 50S ribosomal protein L39e; translation: MGKKSKAKKKRLAKKDRQNSRIPAWVMLKTDREVQRNPQRRSWRNSDTDE
- a CDS encoding CNNM domain-containing protein, whose translation is MAVSPVTWFRLFGGVVLLLGNGFFVTTEFAMTRVRQFEEAEFRGNGRGLERAWNMTERLEIFLTGCQVGITICSVGLGVVAEPAVTAVMGPLLSAVGITGGGHTTLSVLLALAVVNLLHVIVGEQAPTYLGIERAKFVAGYGSGLLYAWTKLMYPVIIAADWVAKALLGLFGVEISRSWTEAEAEDGVATTRAELRRTMGESLNQLGVPEERRTEVINALDIGQMSVSETMVDRSDIVALSTTDDFETNMDRIDGTPHVRFPLLEGSLDAFVGVVYAPTVLHNYEALDAGTTSLEDLATPPLTVPADTTVSDFIDRCQAENQELALVTEDDTVVGLLTATDAFEEITGQLEDPMDLAVE
- a CDS encoding tetratricopeptide repeat protein, with translation MTDREPDDYEFSEGQGFEDPYDEFDLDPPELDVDPDKVDPVDSRALADMLDERNIASEEVDAEQLLDVALSYMQINRFEQAADAFERVARYADDDRIAQEAWTNKGAAHAELEEYDMAIGAYKEAIDIDGDSEHAATAETNLAYSLWEFGRTEEALEHAERAVEIDERFAEAWYNRGFFLLERGLAEDALNAFDNAIRLGHRNTRILEEKARALEEMGEFDRAEEVAQEAEEMREEAEADLVEEQQQQQLE
- a CDS encoding DUF424 domain-containing protein, producing the protein MILNERDTEEGLLVSVCDPDVLGETFENGEVSLTVEADFYDGEEVDEEAVVDSLARCAVANIVGTRSVEVAIEHGFVEEGNVLDLGETRHAQMLRM
- a CDS encoding aminotransferase class V-fold PLP-dependent enzyme, translating into METSESAPLSVERIRADFPILEREFDGTPLVYLDNAATSQTPEPVVDAIVDYYHRYNANVHRGLHQLSQEASIAYEEAHDRVAEFVGASGGREEVVFTKNATEAMNTVAYAWGLEELGPGDEIVLTEMEHHAALVTWQQIAKKTGATVRFIEVDDEGYLDMDHARELIGPDTAMVSAVHVSNTLGTINPVSELADLAHEQDALIFVDGAQSVPHMPVDVEEIDADFFAFSGHKMCGPTGIGVLYGKQHLLEEMQPYLYGGMMIEKVTFEDSTWHDLPWKFEAGTPVIAQGIALAEACDYLDEIGMDNVKRHGEALAEYAHDRLSEFGDIEILGPPADDRAALVSFNLESVHAHDVSEILNAHGVAVRAGDHCTQPLHDKLGVPASARASFYIYNTEEEVDTLIEGLEDARELFA
- a CDS encoding translation initiation factor IF-6, coding for MLRAAFAGSAYVGVFARATDDCLLVRPDVDDDLREDLADELDVPAIPTTVGGSGTVGALATGNENGLLVSGRATDRERERIEDAVSLPVTDLPGRITAAGNVVLANDTGAYLHPDLSRDAVQTVKDALDVPVERGTLAGVRTVGTAAVATNRGVLCHPKTTDEELDFLEDLLDVPADIGTINYGGPLVGSGLLANENGYVVGEDTTGPELGRIEDALGYI
- a CDS encoding ZIP family metal transporter, producing MGTLANLTLVFVAGFMTALATGIGALPFFFISEVSDRLQVGLWGLASGIMISASTFGLVLEGMAEADGRGDYLLMVAGLAAGVVLVIVANRVISDHHFDPREYEEADFQKLVLILGILTVHSFPEGVAVGVSFAELNLAGGLSFGPFVVPLLAIFMTVAISIHNVPEGLAISIPLRSMGVSNWKMVWWAVFSSLPQPIGAVLAFYFVRIAKEFLPAGFGFAAGAMIYLVLSEFVPEALEKGSGLPGRGHRELVTGLVVGFAVMVPLAFL